A genome region from Paralichthys olivaceus isolate ysfri-2021 chromosome 6, ASM2471397v2, whole genome shotgun sequence includes the following:
- the aurkaip1 gene encoding small ribosomal subunit protein mS38, with amino-acid sequence MFTTKVVPCLSLLRRATGALHAHGDILNRCVQPVCPALFISSRQNLSHYSTAADNTPPPRWTQLEPELDEALVPRKLSVSPLESWLSLRYSLPPLLESVQPQEDIELLEEKVLPPISVPVLEDDTGSATPLSCKNVLKIRRRMMNRHKYRKLQKRIKFLKRRVLESRGRKKQKRFEEDLKSIWTRAGLKKAPDGWTTPKIFINQHGNRRS; translated from the exons ATGTTTACTACAAAGGTCGTCCCTTGTCTAAGTCTATTACGTAGAGCAACTG GTGCACTTCACGCCCATGGAGACATCCTGAACCGATGTGTCCAGCCGGTCTGTCCTGCTCTCTTCATCTCATCTAGACAGAATCTCAGTCACTACTCGACAGCAGCAGACAACACACCACCTCCTCGATGGACACAGCTCGAGCCAGAACTGGACGAGGCCCTTGTGCCACGTAAACTGTCAGTGAGTCCTCTAGAGAGCTGGCTCTCCCTGCGctactccctccctcccctgctgGAGTCCGTTCAGCCGCAGGAGGACATAGAGctcctggaggagaaggtgCTGCCCCCCATCTCTGTCCCTGTTTTGGAAGATGACACAGGCTCTGCGACACCCCTCAGTTGTAAGAATGTTCTGAAGATCAGGCGACGGATGATGAATCGGCATAAAtacaggaagctgcagaaacGGATTAAGTTCTTGAAAAGGAGAGTGCTAGAAAGCAGGGGGAGGAAAAAGCAG AAACGATTTGAGGAGGATCTGAAGAGTATTTGGACGCGAGCTGGACTGAAGAAGGCTCCAGACGGATGGACTACACCGAAGATCTTCATCAATCAGCATGGAAACAGAAGGTCGTGA